Within Caproicibacterium argilliputei, the genomic segment GACGCGGTAAAAGAACTGATGCTGATTGTAGATGATATGTCCGAATCTGAACAGCAGAAAATCATTCGTTACGCTGAGTCTTTACAAACTTCGCAAAATCCTGAATCTTCTTTATCTCCTCAGAAGAGAAGTCTTTAACCACATTAAGTAACTCCTGTTGCGCAGGTGAGAGAGTCTGCCCTTTTAGGGCAGACTCATTTCTTTTGTTGGAAATGCCAAGAAGGTAGTCAGAAGAAACATCAAAAATGGCTGTAAGCTTTCGAATTGTCTGATCGGATAAAGCAACCCGACCGGTTTCGTATTTTGAAATAGCTGAGTTTTGTACTTGGAGCATATTGGCAAGCTCTTTCTGGCTAATGCCTTTTTCTTGACGTAATTCGCGTACTCGGTTCAAGACAATCCCCCCTTTATACAATTATATATTATCCAAATAGGAAAGTCACGGTAGTGTCTTAATCAGATTTTTTTTTTCGAAAAAGCTATTGACAGTTTCCAAATAAGACACTATAATAAAGTTGCCGGTTTGGAAACTAGGAGGTGATAATTATGTTTGAAAAGCTTCGGAAAATCCGGACTAATAGAAACGTGTCTGGAGAACAGATGGCGGAGGTGCTCGGGTTGAAGACCCAAGCGGCATATTACAAAAAAGAGGCAGGTACAGTTAAGTTTTCTTTGGCTGATGCAAAATGTATCAGCGAATTTTTCCATATGCCGATAGAGGAGATTTTTTTTGCCAACGAATTGTCCTAATAGGAAATATACCGCTTATGCGAGTCCAGAATGGAAACACGACTTATCTGCTCCTTCTATTTTATCGCCAATGGAGGTGAAACAAAATGGGCTATTACCCTACAAAGGCAGCCAGCAACATATACTGTCAGTGCAGGAAGGCCGCCGCAGAGTATAATGACCGGCTGAACAGCAGGGAGGGCGCTGCGGAGCTCCTGAACATGTCCGTGTCCACTCTGTCCGATTACGAACTTGGAATTACAAAGGCAATCCCTGTTGAATCCGTGGTTCGTATGGCTGACTTATACAATGCTCCGGAGCTGCGCAATCACTACTGCACTCATGATTGCCCGATAGGGCGAACCGATGTGGCGCCGGTTAAGCTGGACGAGTTGGACAGGCTTGTGATGGAACTGCAGGGCTGTATGAAATGTGCGGGGATTGACCGGGAGAACTTGCTGGAGATTGCGGCGGATGGAAAAATTGATGATTCCGAGAGACCACAACTGCAGCAGATCCTTCAGAACTTAGACGCTATCTCAGAGGGTGCAAACAGTTTAAAACTCTGGGTTCAGAAAAATTTAGGAGGCAGCGATACATAATGGATAATATTAAGATGCTCACGCTGATCCCATGCACTGTCAAGGGACTGGATCGGCGAAATGGCGCGATGTTTGAGGACCTTTACATACTGTCTGACCTAGACATTGATCTTAACCACTATCCGCGGACCACAAAAGATGGTAAGCGGAACTTTGAGGAAAGCGCCAAAGAACTCCTGAGTGATAAGTACGATAACTGGGGCTTTCAGGTAAAGGAGATCTTGTTTGAAGCATCTGTGAATGCGCAGGTTAATTTGTTGGAACTGGTGGGGGAAGACAATGCGTAAAGTGGAGACCGACTGGCATCGCGTTCCAGTGATTTTTGACCTTTCTTATGCGGCTGCTTTGCTGGGAATCAGCCTTGATTGTATTCACAAGCTGGCACAGCAAGGGCGCTTCCCCGCTTTTAAAGTTGGGAAACTCTGGAGGGTCAGAAAAGATGATTTAACTGCCTATATTGAGAGGCAGACTCTGCTGGAAGGAAGTGACTCAGCATGACCGCTGCGGTATTGTTCTTCGGCGGCGTCCTGTCTGGCATTGTTGCCATGGCAGCGGCTGAAATTGTCAACTCGATAAGGAGGAAATAATCGTGGTAATTGTTTTGCTTGTACTTACGCCGGCGTTGGTCGGTATGGCCGCTGCGGCAGCCGTTGATGAAGTGATTGACCGCCGGCACTGCGACAAGCAGCGTCAGCGGCGGGCGGCATTGCGGACAGCCGAGGCCAGGAAAGCCCGGAACCGCAAGGAAATTATTGATTTGATGGAATGGAGGAATGAGTGATGGAAGAACTGAAAGCGTGCCCATACGTAGAATCGCACTCCGGCATTGACGGTAACGGGCAGGAATACATAAGTATCGTACTTGAGGAGCCGCAGATTGACGCGAGAAATTTATGGTTTGGTGGACTTAACATGGTGTTTGAAAATAATCATAAAAAACAACGTGCAGAGGCTTATCTGAGTTATTGGCGGAATGGAGTACCGCAATATATCCATGCGGTAAGGACATGGAAAGGCGAAACGCTCTCCGAAGCCGAGTGCCTCAAATTCGCGACGGACTACGCCCGCAAGCCGGAACAGGAGGACAAGCCATGACCGCACCGGATATCTGCCGCACCTGCCGGGTGTATAAAGTGAATAAGCGGTGCTGTTTTCAGGCCAACTGTTTAAAGGTTGCGGTATGGAAAAACAAAGTTGAAGAATACGCCTACTGTGCGTTCGCGAGAGAAAGCCATAACAGAATAGAAAGGATGTGCAAAAAGTGGAATCAGTAATATGTGCTCGTTGCGGCAGGAAATTAAAGTCGCCAGCTGCCGTGGCTGCAGGGTACGGCAGCTGCTGTTACCGAAAAGAGTTTGGTACATCGCTTCCCGGTTCGAGCGGTTCGCACAGCGGCCATGCAAGCACTCATTGCTCTGCTTCACATGGTGCTCTCAAGACTCCAGAACCTGTTTATGTTGGCCCGGTAGGACCGCTATTTCAGCACGACATTATCTGCAGCCGGGACGCAGACGGAAAACCGCAGGTAAACGTGACGGAGCGTGTACATAGCCAAAATAGCGGCTTCGACTGGGGCGCTCCGATGGACAAGCAAACAAACCTTGCCCTGAACATTCTGTCTGCATTCGTTGGGCAGGAGGCGGCCGAAAAGGATGGGCTGTATTTCAAATTCCGAGACGCGTTCATTTCAAATATGCCGTCGGAGGGCGGGATCATAAAAAAAGAAGCAATCCTTACTTGGATTGCTTCTCAGGGAGTTGGTGAGATTGATGGGTGAGCATATCATGCAGCACGCAAGTGAGATGTACGAGTTGCTGGTGCGCGGCGATTACCGCAGCCCAATTCAGGTTATGGACGCGATTCGGGACGTTCAGCATCACGGTACAGCGCAGATTGGCAGCAGCAGCCTTTCGGCATTTAAGGATGCTGCAGGGAATGAACATTTGAGAGTCGTTATGTAGGAGCAAATATGGCAATATGGCATAAAAAAGCGCCGACCGTAATGGCCGACACTCACCCAAACCATATTGTATCACTACTTAACTAAAGAAACAAGACTTTTTAGTCAATGGAGGTACAAGATGAACAGCAACAATAATGCACTCGCCGAAATTAACAAGAAGTATGCAGGATGCAACCTGCTGATGCCTATGAGCGTATCTGCTCAGATGTCACCTTTTTATAAGGTAACTGTGATGCAGGTTCAGGCAGACACTTCCGACAATTCCGGCGATATTTTTAAGGTCGGAAGCATAAAAGTCGGGAAAAACTGGGAGCCAGTATTTTCTCCCGCCAAACCGCTGCTGATGAAGATAGCGGCTGCCGCCGGTATTCAGTTTGACCCAACTCATACCGGCGGTGAATATGTCAGCGGCGACAAGAACGTGTACCGCGGGCGGGCATATGGAGCTATGAAAGAACCTGATGGCACATGGAAAACCCATGCGGATGAAAAAATCATAAATCTGCATGATGCAGAGGACAACTACCGGCTTGAATTCATGGACAAGTGCCTGAAAGGTATTGCAGACGAGAAGCAAGCGAAGGCTGCCGCTGATATGTTTCAAGGAGAATGGAAGCCAGCCAAGGACAAATATGGAGACCAAGTAAATGCCTTTTTCGTGGCAAAGCAAGACCAGCAGCAGTACATAGAACGCGGCATATTGGTAAACATGACGCTGCTGCGCAAGACCATGTGCGAGAAAGCCTTGACTGGAGCAATCCTCCGTACAATTCGGGCACTGACCGGGCTGAAAGGAACTTATACGATAGGGGAGCTCAAAAAGCCGTTTGCAATCCCGCGCGTTACATTCTCGCCAGATTACAACGACCCGCAGATTCGTGCCGCCGTGCTAAGACAGGGTATCAGCGCGACATCTGAACTTTTCGGCAGTGCCCCGGAGGCTGCGGCACCAGTACTGAATGACAGTATGCCCTCGGTCCTGGAAAGCACATTCAGCCCGGAAAACTTTGCGGACAACCCGGCATTTGCTTCGGAGAATGTTGACGGTGCACTCCCTGAGCCGCAGCAGAAGATGGATATGCCACAAGCTCGACAGCCTGAACCAGAAAAACAGACTCGTGCTGCAAGCAATCAGAGTCAGGCAGCAGAAGATGATGCAATGCTTTGCGAAATGTGCGGTCATTCAGTGACACCATCCGTGTATAAGTATTCCGTCAATAAGTTTGGCCGCCCGCTTTGTATGGTCTGCCAAAAGGAGGTGCAGCAATAATGGGATACCTCAAAGAACGGTACGGAATGAGTTTGTTGGGAAAAGTGCCGGAAGGAACTTGTCCCGAGTGTGTCGGTAAGCATGGACCTGAACAGCCGCATAACCGTGATAGCCTGGCATATCAGTACAAATTTTATGATGAACATGGGCGTTGGCCAACATGGGCGGACGCAATGGCTCACTGCCCTGAAAACGTAAAACAGTATTGGACCAAAGAACTCCAGAAGCATGGTGTCGATGTGAATGGAGGGGACAAGCAATGAAAATTTTACATACGGCAGATTGGCACATTGGCAAGTTTCCCGGCCCAGTTGACAACAAGGGAAACAATCAGCGGGAATATGATACCTATGCTTGTATTGACTATATGGCCGATTATGCGCGGAATAAATTCCCTGATTTGATTCTTATTTCCGGAGATATTTTTCATCAAGCACGGGTATGGGCTGACCGCGGGATTGATGAAGTGCAGACGGCTATTCATGTAATTTCTTCACTTAGCGACGATGCTCCGGTAGTAGTAATGCGGGGAACACCGAATCATGATGGTGCTGAACAGTTCCATGCTTTGCAAAGCTACTTTGAAAATAGTCCTGATGTATATGTGGTAACGGAGCCTAAAACAATTCAGGTTGCGGGTATCAACGTATCCTGCCTGCCAGGTTTCGACCGCGGCGTATTCCGTGCCCAACACCCCGGTCTTTCCAAAGATAACGAATGCCGGGTATTCACGGAGGAAATCAGCAAAATCGTGCTTGGTCTGAGAGCACAGTGCCAAGCCGGGCTGAAATCCGTGTTGATGGCACACTACACCGTGCCGGGATGCAATACAGAGAGCGGACAGACGCAGTTTTTCTCCCAGTTTGAGCCGGTACTAATGCCGGAAACACTGGATACTGCGGGATTTGACCTTGTAGCAATGGGGCATATCCACCGGCCGCAGCAGGTAGAAAGTTGCCGGAACACGTTTTACTGCGGCGCGGTGAATGCCATGAATTTTAATGATGAAGGGCAGCTGCGCGGCTTCTACCTGCATGACCTTGATACTGGAACGCATGAGTTCATCACAACACCGGCGCGGCAGTTTGAAACAATTCGATTCACACAGGCTGACATTGATGGAATCAATACAGGTGCGATTGAGGATGTGGCCGTTCACCGTTTTTCGAGTGTAAAGGGAAAAATTGTACGAGTACTGTATTCATGCTCTGAGAGGGCGCACAAGGCGCTTAATCGGGCGGTGTTGGAAGAAAGGCTCTATCAAGATGGCGCGTTCTGGGTGTCCAGTATTGAGCCGGAAAAGGTTGAAATCGGGACAAATAAGGACGAGCTTTCCGAAAAGACAGACCCGGAAAAGAACCTGCTGCACTATCTGAAAGAAAAAGGTATTCCGGATGAACAGGCTGCCTCGATTATCGAAGCAGCGCGGCCTATCATTGAGGACGCAATGGAAGGAAACATGGCGGCACGGTATACCGGAGCCTTTGTGCCGATGGACATATCCGTCAAGAATTATCGCAACTATGAGGAAGAAAGTTTTGACTTCACGGACATTTCTTTCTGTACAATCAACGGCATCAACGGTGCTGGCAAGAGCAGCCTGTTCATGGATGCCATCCTTGACTGTTTGTTTGAGGAACCGCGTGAGGGAGACCTGACCGGCTGGATTCGGGCAGACGAAAAAGCGCACAGCGGCTCCATTTGCTTTACTTTTTCGATTGGGGAGCACGTCTTTCGTGTAACCCGCACCCGCACGAAGTCAGGAAAAGCCACTTTGAATATTTCAGAAGCAGTCAATGGGGAATGGCAGGACCGCTCCCGTGAGAAGATCAAGGATACGCAGGGCGTCATTGAGAACGTGATTGGAATGGACAGCCTGACATTTCGCAGTTGCGCACTCATTATGCAGGACCAGTACGGACTGTTTCTGCAGGCAAGCAAGGAAGACCGCATGACAATCCTCGGAAATATCCTTGGCCTTGGCGTATATGAGGACATGGCAAAATTGGCAAAGGACAAAGTCACGGATACAAACAGAGAAATCGCGCAGAAAAAAGCCGTGATTACCAACCTGTCCGAAAACGGCAGAATTGCTGAGCATCACCAGTCCATAATGGACGTAATCAACCAGTTGGAAATAGATTCCGCCAGCGCAAAAAAAGAACTTGACGAAGCTACAAAGCGTAAGGATGCTGAAATTTTGAAGCTTGCACAGTGCAAAGAAGCTGCTGAACGTAAGCGGAAAATTGATGCAGAGTATCAAGGCGTTACTTTAAAGATGGGAACGTTGAGTAAAAACGTCCTGGAAGAAAAGGCTATTGTTGAGGATGCCGATAAAATCCTTTCCGCTGCCGCCACAATCCATGCGGAGGCAGCACGCTTGTCGGAACTCACCGAGCAGGAAAAAGTGCTGCTGCAGCAGCAGGCCACTTTGAAGACGAAGTGCGAGGCTACAGCGGCAATAAAAAGCCAGCTTGCACAGAGCAAAGCAAAAGCGGAGCAACTGTTACGTGATAAGGAAAAAACGGATAATAACATCCTGCAGCGTGGTCGCGAATGGCAGGAAGCCAATGCCTGCAAAGAAGATGCTGCTGAATATGCGGCAATTCAGCCACAGATTTCAGAGATGGAAAACCGCGAAAAGGAATATCGGGAAGCTAATGGTCGCCTTGACACTACTAAATCTGCATTTATAGATGCCAAATCGGCCTTTGACATTGAGGCGGCACGCCGCAAGCAGCGGGTTGAACACCTGCAGAGCCGGGCAAAACTGCTTAAGGACAGCCAGTGTGTTGACCCTGAGAACGCCCAGTGCAGGTTCCTTGCAGATGCAAAAGCGGCCAAAAAGGAACTGGAAACTTATGTGCCGCAGTGCACCACATGGAAGAATGAACAGCTCAATGCACTCGGGAAGAGCCAGGAACAGATTAACGTTCTTACTTCTGCACTTAATGCGGTTGGCTATGATGCGGATACGCTTACGCAGCTTCGACAGCGGGCAGACTCGCTTAGGGCAAAGGCCGATATGTACAAACAGGCAGCGTTGTATGATGAAATGCTCAAGTCTGAAAAACAGGCGGCTGAAAAAATTGAGACTGACATTACAGTAACCAACGCGGATATTGCAAAATTGCAGAAGCAGTTGTCAGATTCAGAAAATCTGGATTCCAGCTTAACTGAAATTGATAAGCAGTTGTTCGCCCTGAAAGCAAGCATTATGGACGCTCACCAGTGGATTGAAAAAGAAAAGAAGCTGCCTGTCGCCGAGGAACGCAAAAAAGCAGCAGAGAAGCGCATTGGGGAGCTGAACAAGGAAGTCTCTGAATGCAGTACAAAACAGCTTGCACTCAAGCATGAGAGCGACAAGATGATTGCAGGATTAGAAAACGAG encodes:
- a CDS encoding helix-turn-helix domain-containing protein is translated as MNRVRELRQEKGISQKELANMLQVQNSAISKYETGRVALSDQTIRKLTAIFDVSSDYLLGISNKRNESALKGQTLSPAQQELLNVVKDFSSEEIKKIQDFAKFVKTQRNE
- a CDS encoding helix-turn-helix transcriptional regulator, giving the protein MFEKLRKIRTNRNVSGEQMAEVLGLKTQAAYYKKEAGTVKFSLADAKCISEFFHMPIEEIFFANELS
- a CDS encoding helix-turn-helix domain-containing protein, translating into MGYYPTKAASNIYCQCRKAAAEYNDRLNSREGAAELLNMSVSTLSDYELGITKAIPVESVVRMADLYNAPELRNHYCTHDCPIGRTDVAPVKLDELDRLVMELQGCMKCAGIDRENLLEIAADGKIDDSERPQLQQILQNLDAISEGANSLKLWVQKNLGGSDT
- a CDS encoding helix-turn-helix domain-containing protein, which translates into the protein MRKVETDWHRVPVIFDLSYAAALLGISLDCIHKLAQQGRFPAFKVGKLWRVRKDDLTAYIERQTLLEGSDSA
- a CDS encoding DUF6166 domain-containing protein; protein product: MESVICARCGRKLKSPAAVAAGYGSCCYRKEFGTSLPGSSGSHSGHASTHCSASHGALKTPEPVYVGPVGPLFQHDIICSRDADGKPQVNVTERVHSQNSGFDWGAPMDKQTNLALNILSAFVGQEAAEKDGLYFKFRDAFISNMPSEGGIIKKEAILTWIASQGVGEIDG
- a CDS encoding metallophosphoesterase, with protein sequence MKILHTADWHIGKFPGPVDNKGNNQREYDTYACIDYMADYARNKFPDLILISGDIFHQARVWADRGIDEVQTAIHVISSLSDDAPVVVMRGTPNHDGAEQFHALQSYFENSPDVYVVTEPKTIQVAGINVSCLPGFDRGVFRAQHPGLSKDNECRVFTEEISKIVLGLRAQCQAGLKSVLMAHYTVPGCNTESGQTQFFSQFEPVLMPETLDTAGFDLVAMGHIHRPQQVESCRNTFYCGAVNAMNFNDEGQLRGFYLHDLDTGTHEFITTPARQFETIRFTQADIDGINTGAIEDVAVHRFSSVKGKIVRVLYSCSERAHKALNRAVLEERLYQDGAFWVSSIEPEKVEIGTNKDELSEKTDPEKNLLHYLKEKGIPDEQAASIIEAARPIIEDAMEGNMAARYTGAFVPMDISVKNYRNYEEESFDFTDISFCTINGINGAGKSSLFMDAILDCLFEEPREGDLTGWIRADEKAHSGSICFTFSIGEHVFRVTRTRTKSGKATLNISEAVNGEWQDRSREKIKDTQGVIENVIGMDSLTFRSCALIMQDQYGLFLQASKEDRMTILGNILGLGVYEDMAKLAKDKVTDTNREIAQKKAVITNLSENGRIAEHHQSIMDVINQLEIDSASAKKELDEATKRKDAEILKLAQCKEAAERKRKIDAEYQGVTLKMGTLSKNVLEEKAIVEDADKILSAAATIHAEAARLSELTEQEKVLLQQQATLKTKCEATAAIKSQLAQSKAKAEQLLRDKEKTDNNILQRGREWQEANACKEDAAEYAAIQPQISEMENREKEYREANGRLDTTKSAFIDAKSAFDIEAARRKQRVEHLQSRAKLLKDSQCVDPENAQCRFLADAKAAKKELETYVPQCTTWKNEQLNALGKSQEQINVLTSALNAVGYDADTLTQLRQRADSLRAKADMYKQAALYDEMLKSEKQAAEKIETDITVTNADIAKLQKQLSDSENLDSSLTEIDKQLFALKASIMDAHQWIEKEKKLPVAEERKKAAEKRIGELNKEVSECSTKQLALKHESDKMIAGLENESDLSRKSVSAMMDVKIVQDKLNELNKSLGVYEEQLRLNEKTQEEIKRQQKQVNMLSQKSETFSILKSAFSQDGIPHNIIKSMLPMLTSTANTILGQMTGGRIGMEFITDKVLKSNSKKEVATLDIIINEYGKDSLPYLSKSGGEKVKASLSAVLSLAEIKSSQAGIQLGMLFIDEPPFLDADGIQAYCDALQTIQSRYSSLKVMAITHDPEMKSRFPQSIDIVKDASGSHVLTD